In Chryseobacterium camelliae, one DNA window encodes the following:
- a CDS encoding bifunctional UDP-N-acetylmuramoyl-tripeptide:D-alanyl-D-alanine ligase/alanine racemase produces MNYTVQEISAITQSRSIGDKKLRIRNIAFDSRTIYSIQDTAFIAINTHKNSGEKFIESAVDRGIRVIISEHHYPQFEEVTWIIVENAVDFLQQLAAYHFGHARIKSIGITGSNGKTILKEWLYQCLWNEFSTVKSPKSFNSQIGLPLSLLQINDSHELGIFEVGISKPGEMQKLEQIFHPQIGLLTHIGNAHAANFRSEQQLIEEKVILFKNSEVIIYNGDNILTDKKIKDLYSGKKLISYGLSASNQVYLQKNVKDEDLIVQYFGEELSFPAHQRDEATLTNALALITVLKELNLSNEKVIEKINALKSIEMRLEAIEGIKSNIIINDSFNLDLDSLKTALQFLKEYNKPQKSLVLTDIVGVNSNAEELYTEVADLVNEQHFNTVFLIGEVITRFSHLFTSEIFTFNNTQELIDSKRLTEINNQIILLKGARKFGIERLKDILELRKHDTVLEVNLNAVLHNINYHKSLLNPGTKMMAMVKANAYGLGSYEIAEFLQHHHIDYLGVAYADEGVELRKKGITAPIIVMNPEQHSYEAVIEYNLEPEIYSLRVLELFNDAVQKAGYDERYPIHIKLETGMNRLGFKEADLAPLLEALRHKNLRVESIFSHLSSSDMPSEKEFTLRQMAIFRKNSDTLIKNLGYSPIRHILNSSGITEYPDYQYDMVRIGIGMLGESQNSDIKKQLRPVVSFKTVISQILQIQEGESVGYSRRYKADHPAKIATIPVGYADGIPRLIGNQVGKVGIGKKLAPIVGNVCMDMMMINIDDIPHVKEGDPVILFNGQPSLKEFAGYCNTITYEVLTSIAPRVKRIYIKD; encoded by the coding sequence ATGAATTATACAGTACAGGAAATATCAGCCATTACACAATCCAGATCCATTGGAGATAAAAAACTGAGGATCAGAAACATTGCTTTTGACAGCAGGACCATTTATTCCATACAGGATACAGCATTCATCGCAATCAATACCCATAAAAATTCCGGTGAAAAATTCATTGAATCTGCTGTAGACAGAGGAATACGGGTGATTATTTCTGAGCATCACTATCCTCAGTTTGAAGAGGTCACCTGGATCATCGTAGAGAATGCTGTTGATTTCCTTCAGCAGCTGGCTGCCTATCATTTCGGACATGCACGGATCAAATCAATCGGCATTACGGGAAGCAACGGAAAAACCATCCTGAAAGAATGGCTGTACCAATGCCTCTGGAATGAATTTTCAACCGTAAAAAGCCCGAAGAGTTTCAACTCACAGATCGGCCTTCCGCTATCTCTGCTGCAGATCAATGATTCTCATGAACTGGGCATTTTTGAAGTGGGAATTTCAAAGCCGGGCGAAATGCAGAAGCTGGAACAGATATTTCATCCTCAGATTGGTCTCCTGACGCATATCGGAAATGCTCATGCAGCAAACTTCCGGTCTGAACAGCAGCTTATTGAGGAGAAAGTCATCCTGTTTAAAAATTCGGAGGTGATTATCTATAATGGAGATAATATACTGACTGACAAAAAGATAAAAGACCTTTACTCAGGTAAGAAATTAATCTCATACGGACTCAGCGCTTCCAATCAGGTTTATCTCCAAAAGAATGTAAAAGATGAAGACCTCATTGTTCAGTACTTCGGAGAGGAGCTTAGTTTTCCGGCCCATCAGAGGGATGAAGCAACGCTTACCAATGCTTTGGCTTTAATTACAGTGCTGAAGGAACTGAATCTTTCCAATGAAAAAGTCATTGAGAAAATCAATGCGTTAAAATCCATAGAGATGAGGCTGGAAGCTATTGAGGGCATCAAGAGCAACATCATCATCAATGACTCTTTCAATCTTGACCTGGATTCCCTTAAAACAGCATTACAGTTCCTGAAGGAATATAATAAACCTCAAAAGTCTCTTGTGCTTACGGATATTGTGGGCGTCAATTCCAATGCTGAAGAGCTCTACACTGAAGTTGCAGACCTGGTTAACGAACAGCATTTCAATACTGTTTTCCTGATAGGCGAAGTGATTACCCGGTTCAGCCATTTATTTACATCCGAAATATTCACTTTCAATAATACTCAGGAACTGATTGACAGCAAGCGGCTTACTGAAATCAATAATCAGATCATCCTGCTCAAAGGAGCAAGAAAATTTGGTATTGAAAGACTTAAAGATATTCTTGAACTCAGAAAACATGATACCGTTCTTGAGGTCAACCTGAATGCCGTCCTTCATAATATCAATTATCACAAATCGCTCCTGAACCCTGGAACTAAGATGATGGCCATGGTAAAAGCCAATGCATACGGGTTGGGAAGCTACGAGATCGCTGAATTCCTGCAACACCACCACATCGATTATCTGGGGGTAGCTTATGCCGATGAAGGTGTTGAGCTCCGGAAAAAAGGAATCACAGCGCCTATTATCGTTATGAACCCTGAACAGCACAGTTATGAAGCGGTTATTGAATACAACCTTGAACCTGAAATTTATAGCCTGAGGGTATTGGAACTTTTTAATGATGCAGTACAGAAGGCAGGATATGATGAACGCTATCCTATCCATATCAAGCTGGAAACAGGAATGAACAGGCTTGGCTTTAAAGAAGCCGATCTTGCACCTCTACTAGAAGCCCTTCGCCATAAAAATCTCAGGGTAGAAAGTATTTTCAGCCATCTCTCCTCTTCAGATATGCCGTCTGAAAAAGAATTTACGCTTCGGCAGATGGCCATTTTCAGGAAAAATTCAGACACTCTGATTAAAAATTTAGGCTACAGCCCTATACGCCATATCCTCAATTCATCAGGGATTACAGAATATCCGGATTATCAGTATGACATGGTAAGGATCGGAATCGGAATGCTGGGAGAATCACAAAATAGTGATATAAAAAAACAGCTTCGTCCTGTTGTAAGTTTTAAAACGGTAATCTCCCAGATTCTGCAAATACAGGAAGGAGAATCTGTAGGGTATAGCCGGAGATACAAAGCCGACCATCCGGCAAAAATAGCGACTATCCCAGTGGGCTATGCGGACGGAATTCCGCGTCTTATCGGAAATCAGGTCGGAAAAGTAGGCATTGGCAAAAAACTGGCGCCAATAGTAGGAAATGTATGCATGGATATGATGATGATTAATATCGATGATATTCCGCATGTAAAAGAGGGCGACCCGGTAATCCTGTTTAATGGACAGCCAAGCCTGAAAGAATTCGCAGGGTACTGCAACACCATCACTTATGAAGTATTAACATCCATTGCTCCCCGTGTGAAGCGGATTTACATAAAAGACTAA
- a CDS encoding thymidine kinase, with product MFLENTINHSKQSGWMEVICGSMFSGKTEELIRRLRRAEMAGQNVEIFKPKMDTRYSEEDIVSHNQNKIRSTAVDYPGEILLLASNCDVVAIDEAQFFDESIVDVANNLANSGIRVVIAGLDMDFLGRPFGPMPNLMATAEYVTKVHAICRRTGNLANYSMRTSQGNDLVELGETESYEAVSRRVFIDEVLSKQRRK from the coding sequence ATGTTTTTAGAAAATACAATTAATCATTCCAAACAAAGTGGTTGGATGGAAGTTATTTGTGGCTCTATGTTTTCGGGAAAAACCGAAGAACTGATCCGGAGATTGCGGAGGGCAGAAATGGCAGGACAGAATGTAGAAATTTTTAAACCTAAAATGGATACCCGGTATTCTGAGGAAGATATAGTATCCCATAATCAGAATAAAATCCGAAGTACAGCAGTAGATTATCCCGGTGAAATCCTTTTGCTGGCTTCCAATTGTGACGTGGTGGCGATAGATGAAGCACAGTTTTTTGATGAAAGCATCGTAGATGTTGCCAATAACCTGGCCAATAGCGGAATAAGAGTAGTGATTGCAGGCCTGGATATGGACTTTCTGGGACGCCCTTTCGGGCCTATGCCTAACCTGATGGCTACAGCCGAGTATGTTACCAAGGTACATGCCATCTGCAGACGGACCGGAAACCTGGCCAATTATTCAATGAGAACTTCCCAAGGAAATGATCTGGTAGAGCTGGGTGAAACGGAAAGTTATGAAGCAGTGAGCCGCCGTGTTTTCATTGATGAAGTGCTTTCCAAGCAAAGAAGAAAATAA